In the Arachis ipaensis cultivar K30076 chromosome B10, Araip1.1, whole genome shotgun sequence genome, one interval contains:
- the LOC107621566 gene encoding ISWI chromatin-remodeling complex ATPase CHR17-like yields the protein MVHKLGYGNWDELKAAFRTSPLFRFDWFVKSRTTQELARRCDTLIRLVEKENQEYDERERQARKEKKLAKTMTPSKRTLARQTESPSSLKKRKQLTMDDYGSVGKRRK from the exons ATGGTTCACAAACTGGGCTATGGGAACTGGGATGAGTTGAAGGCAGCATTTCGAACATCACCCTTGTTTCGTTTTGACTGGTTTGTTAAGTCTCGCACAACACAAGAACTTGCAAGGAGGTGTGACACACTCATTCGCCTGGTAGAAAAGGAAAACCAAGAATATGACGAGAGGGAGAGACAAGCGCGCAAAGAGAAGAAACTTGCAAAG ACCATGACCCCATCAAAGCGGACCCTGGCAAGACAGACAGAATCTCCATCTTCTTTGAAGAAGCGCAAGCAATTAACCATGGATGATTATGGAAGTGTG ggaaaaaggagaaaataa
- the LOC107621723 gene encoding zinc finger CCCH domain-containing protein 39, whose product MNFPDNIQTFTMSPTRFASTDAIDVRLRQVPMNNESLDLHSHLDQTPLAKRPRTSMENLNDSPRTMNTANPAGNKGTSHIFYKTRICAKFRLGTCRNGENCNFAHGADDVRQPPPNWQEIVGLRGNDERSSGNWDDDHKIIHKMKLCKKFYNGEECPYGERCSFLHEDPGKFREDSNSARYRDRESSVISIGTTNGSPPKGYGGGDGGGSRCNSSEGCGNNRAVNNGNGGVAGLNVSRGSSKGTYWKTKLCIKWETTGHCPFGGDCHFAHGQAELQAPGGRAEAEVVGAISASTKSAVPNLPNVVSSVHANEVHPSNTASVPPANEDGQGNKSLLKWKGFKKINRIYGDWLDDFPLVHNLPSRVET is encoded by the exons ATGAATTTCCCTGATAATATACAAACATTCACGATGTCACCGACGAGATTCGCATCAACGGATGCCATTGATGTGAGGCTTCGTCAAGTTCCAATGAACAATGAATCATTGGACCTGCATTCGCATTTGGACCAAACCCCTTTGGCCAAGAGGCCAAGAACTTCAATGGAGAACCTCAATGATTCGCCAAGGACGATGAACACGGCAAACCCTGCAGGGAACAAAGGAACGAGCCACATTTTCTACAAAACCAGAATCTGCGCAAAGTTCCGGCTCGGAACCTGTAGGAACGGCGAGAACTGCAACTTTGCGCACGGCGCCGACGATGTGAGGCAGCCACCACCTAACTGGCAAGAAATTGTTGGATTGAGAGGCAATGACGAAAGGTCTTCAGGGAATTGGGATGATGATCACAAGATCATCCATAAGATGAAGCTATGCAAGAAGTTTTACAATGGTGAGGAGTGTCCTTATGGTGAGAGGTGCAGTTTCCTTCAtgaggatcctggaaagttccggGAGGATTCGAATTCTGCGAGATATAGAGATAGGGAGAGCTCAGTAATAAGCATAGGGACTACTAATGGTTCACCGCCAAAGGGatatggtggtggtgatggtggtggctctaggtgTAATAGTTCAGAAGGTTGTGGTAATAATAGGGCTGTGAACAATGGTAATGGTGGTGTGGCTGGGTTGAATGTTTCAAGGGGTTCTTCCAAGGGTACTTATTGGAAGACTAAGCTTTGTATCAAGTGGGAGACTACAGGGCACTGTCCTTTTGGTGGGGACTGTCACTTTGCCCATGGACAAGCAG AGTTGCAAGCTCCTGGTGGACGCGCTGAAGCAGAAGTTGTTGGAGCTATTTCAGCTTCAACAAAGTCTGCCGTTCCAAATTTACCAAATGTTGTATCATCAGTTCATGCCAATGAAGTGCACCCCAGCAACACGGCAAGTGTACCTCCGGCGAATGAAGACGGGCAGGGTAACAAATCTCTGCTCAAGTGGAAAGGATTTAAGAAGATCAATCGGATTTACGGTGATTGGCTCGATGATTTTCCACTTGTGCACAACTTGCCAAGTAGAGTGGAGACCTGA